The nucleotide sequence GCCTCCACGTGGGCCTGGCCGGCCAATGCGGCGACCGCTGCTTCCTGGGCCATGCTGTTCACGTTAAACGGTTCGCGCACCCGCTCCAGGCAGTCCACGATCCCCGGCCGCGCCACGGCGTAGCCGACACGCAGCCCGGCCAGCCCGTACATCTTGGAAAAAGTGCGCAGCACGACCACATTAGGAAGAGCGGCGACGTAGGCCAGCCCGTCCGGGTAGCGCGGGTCGTCAACGTACTCGAAATAGGCCTCGTCCAGCACCACCAGGCAGCGCCGGGGCACAACGCCCATAAAACGGTCCAGTTCCGCGCGGCCGACGATGGTGCCGGTCGGGTTGTTCGGGTTGCAGATGTACACCAGCTTGGTGCGCGAGTTCAGGCGCGCGGCCATGGCCTCCAGGTCCAGGGTGTCGTCCTTAAGCGGCACCTCCACCGGCACGGCGTTCATCATCCGGGCCAGCGGCTGGTAGCGCGGAAAACTGGGAACAGGCATCAGTGCTTCGTCACCCGGATCCAGAAAAGCCAGGGAAATCTGCTGGACGATTTCATTGGAACCGTTGCCCAGGTGTACTTGCCCGGGGTCGAGGCCGTAAAATTCGGCCAACGCCTGCCGCAACCGGTAGCTCGACCCGTCGGGATAATAGTGTACCCCGTAAGCGGCGTTTTTCAGAACTTCGATTACTTCCGGGGACGCTCCGACGGCGTTTTCGTTCGACGCCAGCTTCACGACCTCCGTGAGGCCGAGTTCCCGCTGTACTTCCTCAATGGGCTTGCCCGGCCGGTACACCGCCAGGTCCAGGATGTTCCCCCGCGCCAGTTCAGACAACCGACTCCCTCCCCGGGACGGAACCTCTTTGTCGACTAAGGATACATCTTGCGGCTCCGAAATAGTTTATAAAAAATGTTACCACCAACCCCGGAGGCACGCAACCTATAATTTCCGTAGTGTTTGTTTCAGTTCAAGCACCAGACTCCCCACTCTGTTGACGCTCCCGTTCTTATCCGTGCCTTGGATCAATTCGATGACGGCGCTGCCCACGATCAAAGCGTCGGCGTGGGGAGCCAGCGCGCGCACCTGGTCTCCGTGGGCGATGCCGAAGCCGACCGCGACCGGCAGTCCGGTATGCTCCCGCACCGTCCGGCACACCCCCGCCAGCTTTTCGGAGTAGCCGGCCCGCGCACCGGTCACGCCCGTCACCGACACGCAGTACACGAAGCCCCGGGCTTGCGCGGCGATCGCGGCGATCCGGCGTGGCGTGGAGGTCGGCGCCACCAGGGGGATCAGGTCCAGCCCGTATTCATCCGCCAGGGCGAGCACCGGGCCGGCTTCTTCCAGCGGCAGGTCCGGGATGATCAGGCCGTCGGCGCCGGCCCCGGCGGCAGCGGAAGCCAGCCGCTCCGGCCCGAAGCTGAGAATGGGATTGAAATAACTCATCAGCACCAAAGGAACATCGGTCTCCCGCCGCAGTTCCCGTACCAGCGCCAGGATCGCGGCCAGGGTTGTACCCGTTGCCAGCGCGGCCTGTGAGGCCCGCTGGATCACCGGACCGTCCGCCAGCGGGTCGGAAAACGGCACCCCTAGTTCAATCACGTCGGATCCCGAATCCGCCATCGCCAGCACCAGGCTCCTGGTCGTCTCCAAATCCGGGTAGCCGGCAGTTACAAAGGTGATAAGCCCCTTTTCCCCCCGCTCGCGCAGCCGCTCGAAGGCGACGGCGATCCGCCCGCCGCTCATGGCCGCACCTCCCCCGCCACCGTCTCGACATCTTTGTCCCCCCGGCCCGAGAG is from Bacillota bacterium and encodes:
- the hisC gene encoding histidinol-phosphate transaminase, whose amino-acid sequence is MSELARGNILDLAVYRPGKPIEEVQRELGLTEVVKLASNENAVGASPEVIEVLKNAAYGVHYYPDGSSYRLRQALAEFYGLDPGQVHLGNGSNEIVQQISLAFLDPGDEALMPVPSFPRYQPLARMMNAVPVEVPLKDDTLDLEAMAARLNSRTKLVYICNPNNPTGTIVGRAELDRFMGVVPRRCLVVLDEAYFEYVDDPRYPDGLAYVAALPNVVVLRTFSKMYGLAGLRVGYAVARPGIVDCLERVREPFNVNSMAQEAAVAALAGQAHVEALRKLNREEKEYLYRELVRMGLPYVPTEANFILFDVGRDEKAVFQGLLRRGVIIRGGFGYPTRLRVTIGTRDQNRKFIKALETFLEEE
- the trpA gene encoding tryptophan synthase subunit alpha codes for the protein MSGGRIAVAFERLRERGEKGLITFVTAGYPDLETTRSLVLAMADSGSDVIELGVPFSDPLADGPVIQRASQAALATGTTLAAILALVRELRRETDVPLVLMSYFNPILSFGPERLASAAAGAGADGLIIPDLPLEEAGPVLALADEYGLDLIPLVAPTSTPRRIAAIAAQARGFVYCVSVTGVTGARAGYSEKLAGVCRTVREHTGLPVAVGFGIAHGDQVRALAPHADALIVGSAVIELIQGTDKNGSVNRVGSLVLELKQTLRKL